A part of Terriglobus roseus genomic DNA contains:
- a CDS encoding ABC transporter ATP-binding protein: MIELKNIERSYKHAVGETWVLRRINITVRPGEFITLMGPSGAGKSTLLNVLAMLDDGWRGEYWLDHEPIHVMNRKQRSEVARRKIGMVFQSFHLLDDLTVAENIELPLSYKNMPRSERQALVADTLDRFQIVGKKDLYPSQLSGGQQQIVGVARAVIHKPELLLADEPTGNLHSAQAAEVMQLFTELNRAGTTIVQVSHSIENARFGSRIIELRDGWMTPENETPA, translated from the coding sequence ATGATTGAACTGAAGAACATTGAACGAAGCTACAAACACGCCGTTGGCGAGACATGGGTTCTGCGTCGCATCAACATCACCGTGCGTCCCGGCGAATTCATCACGCTGATGGGCCCCAGCGGCGCTGGCAAATCCACACTGCTGAATGTGCTGGCAATGCTTGACGATGGATGGCGCGGCGAATACTGGCTGGACCATGAACCGATTCACGTCATGAATCGCAAGCAGCGCTCAGAAGTTGCTCGCCGCAAGATCGGCATGGTTTTCCAGAGCTTCCATCTGCTGGATGACCTCACCGTTGCGGAAAATATCGAGCTTCCTCTCAGCTACAAAAACATGCCGCGCAGCGAACGTCAGGCACTCGTAGCCGACACACTTGATCGCTTTCAAATCGTCGGCAAAAAGGATCTGTATCCTTCGCAGCTATCCGGTGGTCAGCAACAGATTGTGGGTGTTGCGCGTGCTGTTATTCACAAGCCCGAACTTCTGCTTGCCGATGAGCCCACGGGCAATCTGCATTCCGCACAGGCGGCAGAAGTTATGCAGCTCTTCACCGAACTGAACCGTGCAGGCACCACTATCGTCCAGGTAAGTCACTCCATTGAAAATGCGCGCTTCGGTTCACGCATCATCGAACTGCGCGACGGCTGGATGACACCGGAAAACGAAACGCCCGCATGA
- a CDS encoding TolC family protein encodes MASAKHDRYRELLHTACIGTMALAFSAVHLHAQDAAAPLPQNPAPTTTQLKGTATALPAPLPVTVPHSWNPFRAYMPSSVTPASIANSPRLETLTHDGKIELHLRDAIELALENNLDLAIARYNLPIAEADVMRTRAGGSTRGVNTGIVSNTPSGGSAGSGNSGGGGAGGTSAGAGGAGAGASGLVQSTLGTGTTVSSYDPLFVGDFNVHHYAEPLSNLLLNGVPILQSNTVAGDMSVQQAFATGTSVKLSFSGDRVATNSKGNFLNPQLDSYVRILVQQQLLAGFGLGPNLRYLRIAKNNQKISDAAFRLQIIATVSQIENMYWDLVSAWQDERVKQESLDFAQKTLETGRQQLALQAIPAMDVLKDEAEVAKREQDLSIAKSTLEFQSLLLKNALTRNLDDPTLEAMPVVPMDVSRPLQAMPTGDELVTRALASRLEMEEQQLDLTNRQISRKAANNALLPTVALTGYWAGTGLAGVNNPLAGVTSTVPSDYGGALRNAFNSSAPDYYVGVNVNIPIRNRVNKSDQYRSELEYRQAELLLQQLKKQIRIEVRNAEYALRQAEARVVSADKARDLARRTFDIMQQEQSFGAGSAVQTLAARNDLTTAESAYFAAVDAREKARVELERAGGMTLENNGISIESAKQGQAQLSATATPQAQTP; translated from the coding sequence ATGGCATCTGCAAAACACGACCGATATCGCGAGCTTCTCCACACGGCATGCATTGGAACAATGGCGCTCGCGTTCTCTGCTGTGCACCTGCATGCGCAGGACGCCGCTGCTCCGCTGCCGCAGAATCCAGCACCCACAACGACTCAATTGAAAGGCACTGCAACCGCGCTACCCGCGCCGCTGCCGGTCACCGTGCCGCACTCGTGGAATCCCTTCCGCGCGTATATGCCCAGTTCCGTAACCCCGGCCAGCATTGCGAATTCGCCACGCCTCGAAACGCTTACGCACGACGGCAAGATTGAACTGCATCTTCGCGACGCCATCGAACTCGCGCTGGAAAACAATCTTGACCTTGCAATTGCGCGATACAACCTGCCCATCGCCGAAGCCGACGTAATGCGTACACGCGCTGGCGGATCAACCCGCGGTGTGAATACGGGCATCGTTTCAAACACGCCCAGCGGCGGCTCCGCAGGATCCGGAAACTCTGGCGGCGGTGGCGCAGGTGGTACCAGTGCAGGCGCGGGCGGTGCGGGTGCGGGTGCGTCCGGTCTCGTGCAATCCACACTCGGTACAGGTACGACTGTTTCGTCGTATGACCCCTTGTTTGTGGGCGATTTCAACGTACATCACTATGCCGAGCCACTCTCAAACCTGCTGCTCAATGGCGTCCCCATCCTGCAATCCAATACTGTCGCGGGCGACATGAGTGTGCAGCAAGCCTTCGCCACCGGCACCAGCGTGAAGCTAAGCTTCTCGGGCGATCGCGTAGCCACGAACAGTAAGGGAAACTTCCTGAACCCGCAACTCGACAGCTATGTCCGCATACTTGTTCAGCAACAACTGCTTGCAGGTTTCGGCCTTGGACCGAACCTTCGCTATCTGCGCATCGCAAAAAACAATCAGAAGATTTCTGACGCTGCGTTCCGTCTGCAGATCATCGCTACCGTATCGCAGATTGAAAACATGTATTGGGATCTTGTTAGCGCATGGCAGGATGAACGTGTGAAACAGGAGTCGCTCGACTTCGCACAGAAGACTCTTGAAACCGGACGCCAGCAACTCGCACTGCAAGCCATCCCCGCGATGGATGTGCTGAAGGATGAAGCAGAAGTCGCCAAGCGCGAACAAGACCTGAGCATTGCCAAATCCACGCTCGAGTTTCAATCGCTCCTGCTGAAGAACGCGCTCACACGCAATCTCGATGACCCGACGCTGGAAGCCATGCCTGTGGTTCCCATGGATGTATCGCGTCCGCTGCAAGCTATGCCCACTGGCGATGAACTTGTCACACGCGCACTTGCCTCACGATTGGAGATGGAAGAGCAGCAGCTTGACCTCACCAATCGTCAGATCAGCCGCAAGGCAGCTAACAACGCATTGCTACCCACCGTTGCACTCACTGGATACTGGGCCGGCACAGGTCTTGCCGGTGTGAACAACCCGCTTGCAGGTGTCACCTCCACCGTCCCCTCTGACTACGGCGGCGCACTGCGCAATGCTTTCAACAGCAGCGCACCCGATTACTACGTTGGCGTCAACGTCAACATTCCCATCCGCAACCGCGTCAACAAGAGCGATCAGTATCGTTCCGAACTGGAATATCGCCAGGCTGAACTTCTGCTGCAGCAGTTGAAGAAGCAGATCCGCATCGAGGTCCGCAACGCTGAGTACGCTCTGCGACAGGCAGAAGCTCGCGTCGTCTCCGCAGATAAGGCCCGCGACCTGGCGCGCCGCACCTTTGACATCATGCAGCAGGAGCAAAGCTTCGGTGCAGGTAGCGCCGTACAGACCCTCGCGGCACGCAACGACCTTACGACAGCCGAATCCGCCTATTTCGCAGCCGTGGATGCACGCGAAAAAGCGCGCGTCGAATTAGAGCGAGCCGGTGGTATGACGTTGGAAAACAATGGCATATCGATAGAATCAGCTAAGCAGGGTCAAGCGCAGCTTTCTGCGACGGCAACTCCGCAAGCGCAAACGCCCTAG
- a CDS encoding sigma-54-dependent transcriptional regulator, translating into MDTASNSSHHAAALATQQRPCRLLLADDQPHILDALELLLEPEGYILERAGTPALLMSALSSEDFDGILMDLNYTRDTTSGEEGLALIERIRGHHAHLPIIVMTAWGNIDLAVKAMHSGASDFIQKPWDNTRLLTVLRTQLELYRMQRSAALLEAENKMLHAEGAPVMIATAPSMQRVVELISRVGPSDANVLITGEHGSGKEVVAQALHRISLRSQRTMVAVNTGALSEGTFESELFGHVKGAFTDARSERVGRFELAHSSTLFLDEIANVPLRQQAKLLRVLETGEFERLGSSRTQKADVRVLSATNADLRSAAAAGTFRPDLLFRLNTVEIALPPLRERREDIPLLAAHFLSRYAAQYRRPVHGFEPAALERMLHYAWPGNVRELDHTLERAVLMARSEYISLSDLALQTDGPATPNSLDEMDLEAVEAHLVRKALNRYQGNVSAAAEALGLSRGALYRRMEKYGL; encoded by the coding sequence TTGGACACCGCATCAAACTCGTCGCACCACGCTGCTGCCCTCGCAACGCAGCAGCGTCCCTGCCGTCTGTTGCTGGCGGATGACCAGCCTCACATTCTGGACGCGCTGGAGCTTCTTCTGGAGCCGGAAGGATACATTCTGGAGCGAGCAGGCACACCTGCGCTCTTAATGTCCGCTCTATCCAGCGAAGACTTCGACGGCATCCTGATGGACCTGAACTACACCCGCGACACCACCAGCGGCGAAGAAGGTCTTGCGCTCATCGAACGCATTCGCGGACACCATGCACATCTCCCCATCATCGTGATGACGGCGTGGGGCAACATCGACCTTGCCGTGAAAGCCATGCATAGTGGAGCAAGCGACTTCATTCAAAAGCCGTGGGACAACACCCGACTACTGACGGTTCTACGCACACAGCTTGAGCTGTACCGCATGCAACGCTCCGCCGCCCTGCTGGAAGCAGAAAACAAGATGCTTCATGCAGAAGGCGCACCAGTCATGATTGCGACTGCGCCTTCCATGCAGCGCGTGGTGGAACTGATCTCGCGCGTCGGCCCATCAGACGCGAACGTTCTCATCACTGGCGAACATGGCAGCGGCAAAGAAGTCGTTGCGCAAGCGCTGCATCGCATATCGCTTCGCTCGCAACGCACGATGGTTGCCGTCAACACAGGCGCTCTCTCGGAAGGCACGTTTGAGAGCGAACTCTTCGGCCACGTCAAGGGCGCCTTTACTGACGCACGTTCAGAACGTGTTGGTCGATTCGAACTCGCACATAGCTCCACGCTCTTTCTGGACGAAATCGCGAACGTCCCACTGCGCCAGCAAGCCAAGCTACTGCGTGTGCTTGAGACAGGAGAGTTTGAACGCCTGGGTTCATCCCGCACCCAAAAAGCAGACGTTCGCGTGCTCTCCGCGACCAATGCCGATCTGCGTTCCGCCGCAGCAGCAGGCACCTTTCGCCCCGATCTTCTCTTCCGTTTGAATACAGTGGAGATCGCTCTGCCTCCATTGCGCGAACGCCGTGAAGACATTCCTTTGCTGGCAGCGCATTTCCTTTCACGCTATGCCGCGCAGTATCGCCGCCCCGTGCACGGCTTTGAACCCGCAGCACTGGAACGCATGTTGCACTACGCGTGGCCCGGCAACGTCCGCGAGCTGGATCACACACTCGAACGAGCAGTCCTGATGGCGCGCTCTGAATACATCTCGCTCTCTGACCTTGCCCTTCAAACAGACGGCCCTGCGACTCCAAACTCTTTGGATGAGATGGATCTTGAGGCAGTGGAAGCGCACCTTGTACGCAAAGCGCTCAACCGTTATCAGGGCAATGTAAGTGCCGCAGCAGAGGCACTGGGATTAAGTCGTGGCGCTTTGTATCGCCGCATGGAAAAATATGGCCTTTAG
- a CDS encoding sensor histidine kinase — MKEEERSEVFLDSAPWKPGQHGTESTRSVSYELRMRLWLAAIGAILLLLCGTLFHTWGIDNFTIFVALLTLGILWLFLAERALHRIVTPLQTLTNVIAAIRSEDFSFRVRGARRGDAAGDLAKEINLLSESLQAQKRDATEARALVDRVLSTMDAPVLAFAEDGALAMVNRAARTALGLQLTDIGCAAEELHVESLLELEDSTLMPQPPRGLSGRWMLRRSAFRLQGRRHLLVMLTEIGSALREEERQAWQRLIRVLGHEINNSLAPIKSIAGTLQLRLTPETDSENNTSRDAQLRKGLAIIEARADSLNRFLQGYRKLSALPTLQRQPIAVLAFMQQVTALDHGVPVTITESEDRVALIDPVLMEQAMINLLKNAAEATLERSTHEGSAARPIEVMWRVAGDDLVIEIRDYGLGVLNESNLFVPFYTTKPEGSGIGLLLTQHVVEAHSGTIQLANHPSGVGCIVSITVPA, encoded by the coding sequence ATGAAGGAAGAAGAACGTTCCGAAGTCTTTCTGGACTCCGCGCCATGGAAGCCCGGGCAGCACGGCACAGAATCCACGCGCAGCGTGAGCTACGAGTTGCGCATGCGCCTGTGGCTTGCCGCGATCGGCGCAATTCTTCTGCTACTCTGCGGCACGTTGTTCCACACGTGGGGCATTGATAACTTCACCATCTTCGTCGCGCTTCTCACTCTCGGCATCCTCTGGCTTTTTCTCGCAGAGCGTGCGCTTCACCGCATTGTCACGCCCCTGCAAACACTCACGAATGTCATCGCAGCCATTCGTAGTGAGGACTTTTCGTTTCGCGTGCGTGGAGCGCGTCGCGGCGATGCAGCAGGCGACCTCGCCAAGGAAATCAACCTGCTCTCTGAGTCGCTACAGGCGCAGAAACGTGACGCCACCGAAGCGCGAGCATTAGTCGATCGCGTTCTCTCCACCATGGACGCGCCAGTACTTGCGTTTGCAGAGGATGGCGCATTGGCCATGGTCAATCGCGCAGCCCGCACTGCACTCGGGTTACAACTCACAGACATAGGCTGTGCCGCAGAAGAACTCCATGTCGAATCACTGCTTGAATTAGAAGACAGCACCTTGATGCCGCAACCGCCTCGCGGTCTCTCCGGGCGATGGATGCTGCGACGCAGCGCCTTCCGCTTACAGGGCCGCAGACATTTGCTTGTGATGTTGACGGAGATCGGTTCAGCACTCCGCGAAGAAGAACGCCAGGCATGGCAACGTCTTATTCGCGTGCTAGGCCACGAGATCAACAACTCTCTTGCTCCAATCAAGTCCATCGCAGGAACACTGCAACTGCGTCTCACCCCTGAAACAGATTCTGAAAACAACACATCGCGCGATGCACAATTGCGAAAAGGTTTGGCCATTATCGAGGCTCGCGCTGACTCGCTGAATCGATTCCTTCAGGGCTATCGCAAACTATCCGCACTGCCCACGTTACAGCGTCAGCCCATCGCCGTCCTTGCATTCATGCAACAAGTCACAGCGCTGGATCATGGCGTTCCTGTGACCATAACTGAATCCGAAGACCGCGTTGCATTGATCGATCCGGTGCTGATGGAACAGGCAATGATTAACCTGCTCAAGAATGCAGCAGAAGCCACACTGGAGCGTTCAACACACGAAGGCAGCGCCGCTCGCCCGATCGAAGTCATGTGGCGAGTCGCTGGCGATGACCTCGTTATTGAAATCCGAGACTACGGTCTGGGCGTGCTCAACGAGTCGAATCTGTTTGTGCCCTTCTACACCACCAAGCCGGAAGGCAGCGGCATTGGCCTGTTGCTAACGCAACACGTGGTGGAAGCGCATAGCGGCACCATCCAGCTCGCAAATCATCCCTCTGGAGTGGGCTGCATCGTCAGCATTACCGTTCCGGCGTGA
- a CDS encoding glycoside hydrolase family 3 C-terminal domain-containing protein, whose product MRRLIAALVFTTVLSAKAQQPAYQNPSLSPEQRAADLMGRMTLEEKAAQMVNGAAAIPRLNVPAYDYWNEALHGVARSGYATMFPQAIGMAATWDAPLLKNIGDVISTEARAKNNEALRRNNHDIYFGLTFWSPNINIFRDPRWGRGQETYGEDPHLTAQLGVNFVEGLQGTNPKYYKVIATPKHFAVHSGPEESRHRFDVQPSPHDLWDTYLPQFRAAIVDAKADSIMCAYNRIDGEPACGSKMLLVEILRKDWKFQGFVTSDCGAIDDFYRSYGHKTDPDAEHADKTALLAGTDTNCGGTYKKLDAAVKAGLIKESDIDVSLRRLFEARIRLGLFDPPSMVPYAQIPFSAVNSPANEAVAKRAAEESMVLLKNDGILPLRAGKYKTVAVIGPNGAALSSLEGNYNGQPHDPVMPVDALRTSLSGSRVLYAPGAPYVAGFAMPVSRTMLHPAKGSQEHGLKAEYFTSASFSGSPVITRVDPELNFDWSGVSPLRTAPNGPFAVRWSGTISAPAAGTYEFLVKTGRCRGCGPAQGYTVTVDGKQVTELKRQAPVAPGGRINGTTGLPEVDRPNRPGAFQITFDDAKQEHSITIEFSRDSASAGSGIRLEWSPKPETLLPEAIATAKQADLVIAMLGLSPDLEGEEMPVKLPGFVGGDRSDINLPASQDELLKQIVATGKPTIVVLLNGSALAVNFADEHANAVLEAWYPGEAGARAIADTLTGKNNPSGRLPVTFYKAESDLPAFDDYSMKNRTYRYFTGAPLYGFGYGLSYTRFAYSGLKLSTAKLKAGEPLTAEVTVKNTGKVAGEEVAQLYLLPPADGNGGLSPKQQLEGFQRVSLKPGEAKKITFTLSPRQLSEVDAQGIRAVQPGSYSIAIGGGQPKDARATTTAQTAAFTIDGTQELPH is encoded by the coding sequence ATGCGACGCTTGATCGCGGCACTTGTTTTCACAACCGTCCTCTCTGCGAAAGCCCAGCAACCGGCTTATCAGAACCCCTCTCTCTCGCCCGAGCAGCGCGCCGCAGACCTGATGGGCCGCATGACGTTGGAGGAGAAGGCTGCGCAGATGGTCAACGGTGCCGCTGCAATCCCTCGGCTCAACGTCCCTGCATACGACTACTGGAATGAAGCGTTGCACGGTGTCGCACGCTCCGGTTACGCGACCATGTTTCCGCAAGCCATCGGCATGGCCGCCACATGGGACGCGCCGCTGCTGAAGAACATCGGCGACGTTATCTCCACCGAAGCGCGCGCCAAGAACAACGAAGCTCTGCGTCGCAACAATCACGACATTTACTTCGGCCTCACGTTCTGGTCACCGAACATCAACATCTTTCGCGATCCCCGCTGGGGACGCGGCCAGGAGACATACGGCGAAGACCCGCACCTGACCGCGCAGCTCGGCGTGAACTTCGTCGAGGGTCTGCAGGGCACCAATCCCAAGTACTACAAGGTGATCGCAACACCGAAGCACTTTGCCGTGCACTCCGGCCCGGAGGAGAGCCGCCACCGCTTTGACGTGCAGCCCTCGCCGCATGATCTGTGGGACACCTATCTGCCGCAGTTCCGTGCAGCCATTGTGGATGCCAAGGCTGACTCCATCATGTGCGCCTACAACCGCATCGACGGCGAGCCAGCATGCGGCAGCAAGATGCTCCTCGTAGAAATCCTTCGCAAGGACTGGAAGTTCCAGGGTTTCGTCACCTCCGACTGCGGCGCCATTGACGATTTCTATCGCAGCTACGGCCACAAGACCGATCCCGACGCGGAACACGCAGACAAGACCGCCCTGCTTGCAGGTACCGATACCAACTGCGGTGGAACGTACAAGAAACTGGACGCCGCAGTGAAGGCTGGACTCATCAAGGAGTCGGACATCGACGTAAGTCTGCGCCGACTCTTCGAAGCACGCATCCGCCTCGGACTCTTTGATCCGCCATCGATGGTTCCCTACGCGCAGATTCCCTTCAGCGCCGTGAACTCGCCTGCGAATGAAGCTGTAGCAAAACGCGCTGCAGAAGAGTCGATGGTGCTGCTGAAGAACGATGGCATTCTTCCCCTGCGCGCCGGCAAGTACAAGACGGTCGCCGTCATTGGTCCCAACGGTGCCGCTCTGTCGTCACTGGAAGGCAACTACAACGGTCAGCCACATGATCCGGTAATGCCCGTCGACGCGTTGCGCACCTCTTTGAGCGGCAGCCGCGTGCTGTATGCGCCCGGTGCGCCGTATGTCGCGGGCTTCGCAATGCCGGTCTCGCGCACCATGCTCCACCCCGCCAAAGGCTCGCAGGAACATGGACTGAAGGCCGAATACTTCACCTCGGCCAGCTTCAGCGGCTCGCCCGTTATCACACGTGTTGATCCCGAATTGAACTTTGACTGGTCCGGCGTCAGTCCGCTGCGCACCGCTCCGAATGGTCCGTTCGCCGTGCGGTGGAGCGGCACCATCAGCGCACCGGCCGCTGGCACGTATGAGTTCCTGGTGAAGACGGGTCGTTGCCGCGGCTGCGGACCGGCACAGGGATACACCGTCACAGTGGATGGCAAGCAGGTCACCGAACTGAAGCGGCAGGCGCCCGTCGCTCCCGGTGGTCGCATCAACGGCACCACTGGCCTTCCGGAAGTCGACCGCCCCAACCGTCCCGGCGCATTCCAGATCACCTTTGACGACGCCAAGCAGGAACACAGCATCACCATCGAGTTCTCGCGCGACTCTGCATCCGCCGGTTCAGGCATTCGCCTCGAGTGGTCACCCAAACCAGAGACGTTGCTTCCCGAAGCCATCGCCACTGCGAAGCAGGCGGATCTCGTAATCGCCATGTTGGGCCTGTCGCCTGACCTCGAAGGTGAAGAGATGCCGGTAAAGCTTCCGGGATTCGTAGGTGGCGACCGTTCTGACATCAACCTTCCCGCATCGCAGGACGAGCTACTGAAACAGATCGTCGCCACCGGCAAACCAACCATCGTCGTGCTGCTGAACGGTTCGGCACTCGCCGTGAACTTCGCGGATGAACACGCCAACGCCGTGCTGGAAGCCTGGTATCCCGGAGAAGCCGGTGCGCGCGCCATCGCCGACACGTTGACGGGCAAGAACAATCCCAGCGGCCGCTTGCCGGTGACGTTCTACAAGGCCGAAAGCGATCTACCCGCGTTCGACGACTACTCCATGAAGAACCGCACCTACCGTTACTTCACGGGAGCACCGCTGTATGGCTTCGGCTATGGCCTGAGCTACACGCGCTTCGCCTACTCCGGGCTGAAGCTGTCCACTGCGAAGCTGAAAGCAGGTGAGCCACTCACCGCTGAAGTAACAGTGAAGAACACCGGCAAAGTAGCCGGTGAAGAAGTAGCGCAGCTTTACCTTCTGCCACCTGCAGACGGTAACGGCGGACTCTCGCCGAAGCAGCAGCTCGAAGGCTTCCAGCGCGTTTCACTTAAGCCGGGTGAAGCGAAGAAAATCACCTTCACGCTTTCGCCACGACAGCTTTCTGAAGTGGATGCACAAGGCATACGCGCCGTTCAGCCGGGCAGCTACTCCATTGCCATTGGCGGAGGGCAGCCCAAAGACGCACGCGCCACAACAACCGCACAAACAGCGGCCTTCACCATCGACGGAACGCAAGAGCTACCGCATTAG
- a CDS encoding TIGR03435 family protein yields the protein MRLSTCALVLALAVPALHAQRQPIRIEVAAVHPHKLTGDDPSNRQIIGGRFVATATSVQTLIRSAFGIDPKAIVNAPAWTESELFDMQATIADHAEITNPEQFQQLILSLLQDQFDFRFHRDQREGPVYWLVLDKPGKTGPALKETKPGTPMNMSMNGDRRIDMRVTNASMNDFAKSIQKRAGRTIEDHTGLTGRYDLQIRWATDPSPESDDPTLFAVIREQLGLRLQPAKGPIDVIVVDNVTHPASE from the coding sequence ATGCGACTTTCCACCTGTGCGCTCGTTCTTGCGCTTGCTGTTCCGGCGCTGCACGCGCAGAGGCAGCCCATTCGTATTGAGGTCGCAGCGGTTCACCCTCATAAACTGACTGGCGATGATCCTTCGAATCGGCAGATCATTGGAGGACGTTTTGTTGCCACGGCTACGTCGGTGCAGACGCTGATTCGTTCGGCGTTTGGCATTGATCCGAAGGCGATTGTGAATGCGCCTGCCTGGACGGAAAGCGAACTCTTCGACATGCAGGCCACCATTGCCGACCATGCGGAGATTACTAACCCGGAACAGTTTCAGCAGCTCATCCTCTCGCTGCTGCAGGATCAGTTTGATTTCCGTTTTCACCGGGATCAGCGCGAAGGTCCTGTCTACTGGCTCGTGCTCGACAAGCCCGGTAAAACGGGGCCGGCGTTGAAGGAAACGAAGCCCGGCACTCCCATGAACATGAGCATGAATGGTGACCGCCGCATTGATATGCGCGTGACCAACGCCTCCATGAATGACTTCGCGAAATCGATTCAGAAGCGGGCGGGCCGCACCATTGAGGACCACACGGGCCTTACCGGAAGGTATGACCTTCAGATTCGCTGGGCCACCGATCCGTCACCGGAATCGGATGACCCAACACTCTTTGCCGTGATTCGTGAGCAGCTTGGCCTTCGCTTGCAGCCAGCGAAAGGTCCTATCGACGTGATTGTTGTCGATAACGTGACTCACCCTGCTTCTGAATAA
- a CDS encoding ankyrin repeat domain-containing protein — protein MDDKLTSTLRDFAAGRTDLIFKLIEAAADPNSEDESGVSLLQWCSYYGDVSAMRYLLSKGASLTSLGENFDLNGACFHGHWRLCKFLLEQGADPNFIDIRTGESPLHSTLCTTDRVRHDRVLEVLLYSGANPNVATKNGVETEGFMRDARTKGETPLHRAAAFGCEDTIELLLKHGARVDARDANGESPLSWASWYLRPDSILRLLCFDKFRVRPDRKSMRANLVGFPTVP, from the coding sequence ATGGACGACAAGCTCACCTCAACGCTGCGGGATTTTGCAGCTGGACGAACGGACCTGATATTCAAGCTGATCGAAGCGGCTGCTGATCCGAATAGTGAGGATGAAAGCGGAGTCTCTCTTCTTCAGTGGTGCTCTTACTACGGAGATGTCAGCGCGATGCGATACCTGCTCTCCAAAGGTGCAAGCCTGACTTCTTTGGGCGAAAACTTTGACCTGAATGGAGCATGCTTCCATGGGCACTGGAGGTTATGTAAATTCCTCCTTGAGCAAGGAGCCGACCCGAATTTCATCGATATCCGAACCGGCGAGAGCCCCCTTCACAGCACATTGTGCACAACGGATCGCGTCCGGCACGACCGCGTGCTGGAGGTACTGCTCTACAGCGGCGCAAACCCGAATGTAGCCACGAAGAACGGTGTGGAGACAGAAGGTTTTATGCGCGATGCCAGAACAAAGGGCGAAACACCGTTGCATCGTGCCGCCGCCTTTGGATGCGAAGACACCATCGAGCTGCTCCTCAAACATGGCGCCAGAGTGGATGCTCGAGATGCGAACGGAGAGTCGCCACTGAGCTGGGCGAGCTGGTATCTTCGGCCCGATTCGATCTTGCGACTGCTCTGTTTCGATAAGTTCAGAGTGCGTCCCGACCGAAAATCCATGCGAGCGAACCTGGTGGGCTTTCCAACGGTTCCGTAA
- a CDS encoding TIGR03435 family protein: MRLILTLLLCISMSCAAQTFEAASLRLLPEGAKPDYTQLDVLDATHPGIWKAPSLLTIDLNLFEMIVTSYSVSNSGMHDALMSQLPLWGMKQEYHLTARIPEGTTLADLRLMLQALLKERFALAAHWDNRTMPVLLLQQAGTSTNLAPFRGTCQQQPANCISDFRWKDGMVHMAFTGQTMPQIADTLSGLGHYMGGQKRGPIVDDTNLPGQWNATIDFSPLMGTNETQGDTFATALKKQMGLILKPSERPVPSLIIDHVDHATAD, from the coding sequence TTGCGACTCATACTCACCCTGCTTCTATGCATCAGCATGAGCTGCGCTGCACAAACCTTTGAGGCCGCCTCGCTGCGCCTGCTGCCAGAAGGTGCAAAGCCCGATTACACCCAGCTTGACGTCCTCGATGCCACGCACCCGGGCATCTGGAAAGCGCCTTCGCTCCTCACCATCGATCTCAACCTCTTCGAGATGATCGTCACCTCCTACTCCGTCTCCAACAGCGGCATGCATGACGCACTCATGTCACAACTCCCGCTGTGGGGAATGAAGCAGGAGTACCACCTCACCGCCCGCATCCCCGAAGGCACAACGCTCGCCGACCTGCGGCTCATGCTCCAGGCCCTCCTCAAAGAACGCTTCGCACTCGCCGCACATTGGGACAATCGCACCATGCCCGTCCTGCTCCTGCAGCAGGCCGGCACTTCAACCAACCTTGCACCCTTTAGAGGCACCTGCCAGCAACAGCCCGCGAACTGCATCAGTGACTTCCGCTGGAAAGACGGCATGGTCCACATGGCCTTCACCGGCCAAACCATGCCACAGATCGCCGACACTCTCAGCGGCCTCGGCCACTACATGGGTGGACAAAAGCGTGGTCCTATCGTCGACGACACCAACTTACCCGGCCAGTGGAACGCGACCATCGACTTTTCGCCGCTTATGGGTACCAACGAAACTCAGGGCGACACCTTCGCAACAGCTCTGAAAAAACAGATGGGCCTGATACTCAAGCCCTCCGAACGCCCAGTCCCGTCCCTCATCATCGATCACGTAGACCACGCCACCGCCGATTGA
- the rpmA gene encoding 50S ribosomal protein L27: MAHKKGGGSSSNGRDSNAQRLGVKAFAGELVTGGSIIVRQRGTPLKAGLNVGRGKDDTLFAKVGGRVIFSDRGNHGRFVSIEPAA; encoded by the coding sequence ATGGCACATAAAAAAGGTGGCGGTTCCTCTTCCAACGGTCGTGACTCCAACGCGCAGCGCCTGGGCGTGAAGGCCTTCGCTGGCGAGTTGGTCACGGGTGGCAGCATCATCGTGCGTCAGCGTGGCACACCGCTCAAGGCTGGTCTGAACGTCGGTCGCGGCAAGGATGACACCCTGTTCGCCAAGGTTGGCGGACGCGTGATCTTCTCCGATCGCGGCAACCACGGCCGCTTTGTCTCCATCGAGCCGGCTGCTTAA